GCCATTGTGTCGTTTTGCTGAGGTTGGCAAATTGAAAACTCGCTCCTCGCTTCCAGCTACCCGGACAACGGGGCATTTCTTCGAGATGGCGCGATAAGCCACGGCATTTTGGCCACGGGAGGACCTTTAGAAGACTTCCGACCACGCTATATCGTGTATATTTGTGTATGTTTGCTGGTAGCATTGTTGGTGGCAATTCAGAGCTACAAGCCTAGCTACAGATAGCTAGATTGCGAGCGATAGaaccaacaacagtaacaacaacgatCACAAGACGAAGCGCAATGTGATTGGAAGTGGTGGTAGAAGGACCCTGGCAAAAATATAGGGCAACACAGGAGAGAGCGGCGCCTCTAACTAGTAGCTAGATTCCCGGAGTGCTTAGTAGTATATACCAGAACCAGGCGACTAGGTGTTTGTTTCCGGAGTAGTGAGAGTGATCAGGCACACGTCAACCTGCGGCTCTACCGTAAACACCGTGCTCTAGCTGGCCTCACCCTTCGGGGCTGACTAACCCCGGCCCGAGAATATTGTGCCTCTAATGCGCCTCCAAAGCTGCGCTACAGTGAATTCGATGCATACGTTTTCACTCCCACAACACTCCCCGTTTGACTGAAGAGATAGTGTGCCCTGATTTGTATCTGGATCTGGTGGTGTGACAATCAACAACCCTCCAACACTCCATCCTTACCCTAGGTCAAGCGTCACGCCAAAGACGGGAATCAGTGTCGACCGTacggggcgtgtgtgtgtgtgtgtgtgcatctggGCAGCCGTTTCCGCGAGCAGAGAACCGTTCTGACCGATGCAGCACTAGCTCACGAGGCACGAGTCCGTCTATTGCCCGGacgctgcagctgcaggagaAGCGGTGGCGGTTGTGTCTTCCGTACGTTCAGCATAATAATCAGTTGCTGGTGTTTGCCAAACGGGTTAAGGGGCTATAGGCatcttttgctttctgcttGCACGAAGTCGCGGTCCTTAGAATGATAgacaaacagcagcacggtGAGGGCGACTTTGCGTTCCGATTGAAGGGCGTAGCGAGGTGAGCCATCGAGTGCGGATTGCGGACTTAAGCGAGCAAACAAAAGTCTtcctgcaaaacaaaaccaaaaaaaacactccggATCCGGGAGTAGTAGTGCATCGATTTCAAGTCGGTTTAGtgtagaagcagcaacagcaacagcagcagcagcaacaactcagTAGCAGTACTCCAGCACTGAAGATGTGGTCTGCAGCGCTATGTACACTGGGCGTTTCGAAACCAATTTGGGGCTGCAACTGTTTGAACTATCGCCAAGGAATGTCCGTGGTACGTGATTTCGGTGCAGCGTTATAAGCGCTATAAGTCGGGGAGGGTGGGATATAGTTCACTAATTCCCCGGGTAACAAGCGAAATAGCGCATCTGTCCATCATATCCAGAGTCCAGAGTCATTCCATTCCGACTACAGCAATAGTCAACGtattgagaaagaaaaacgtaTTCCCGATGCCATGACTAACTAGCGctattctcttttctctttcctaCAGGAGTCTCGTGGCAAGAGGCCTTTAAAAATCTGGGACAGTTGGCGCAATGTCCGTAAAGGTCTCGTAGTAGGTAGCTTCGAGGAACTGATAGTTAGAGGTAAgtaatcgcatcgcatctccAAATGCTACgaagcaacagtagcagcagcagcagcagcagcagaagccagtCAATAAAACCACGCAATCCGTGAAGTCGAAGGTGTTGTGCAACGAACGTGCCATCGTCAGCCTAGTCCATTCGCAGTTCGCAGGGATCAACGAAAAAGTGGAACGCGAATGCTACTAAGGCCAGATCCGCGACGATTGGTCCAGTTGGTTTAGGTCGGGGTGGTCTGGTGCGTGcagctgctcctcttccttcttttcctcctgcaCTTTATCCTGGCAGGTGCTCCTGGcacaaaccaaccgaccgtccgaccgccCGACCGACGCTCCCGAAGCACGAAGTCGTCTTCATCCAGCGTAGGACCGAAATTCGGCGAGTAAGGATGCAAGTGACCGAGTAATGGAAAGTAGGCCAAACTAGGACATAACGAATCTGCCATTGCCAATTATGATCGGAGAGGAGAGCACaaggcaacacacacacacacacgctcacacgctcacacgctcacacaaaatgaagaagaaaagagggaTTTCTAGTGTTCTATCAagaagagagcgcgagagcgtgagagagagagtgcagtgCTAGACcagttggtgtgttggtgagtGACTTGAGTGTGCAAGAGTGTGTGcggtcgtccttttttttcaatgggagcgtgtgtgtgtgcgcgagtgtgagcaaaatgaaaagaagTAGTACCGCTCCTTGGCATCGCCTCGTAGCTCGGTGGAGGCGCATGTTGGAAGTCCGGTCCGCCAGCAACACATTATAGTGACTGCTGCGTCTGCGGGATTCAGTGAAACAATTAATGGGATAAGCAGCGATAAAAGCAGACAATCAAAGGCGATAGAGAGCAATCAGCAGTGCCATCAACGTTGGCACtggcgaaacaaaacgaaagaatcTCAGTGCGCTTGAAGTGCGGGCAGTGCTGAAGCCGTGAGTTCGGTGTACTTCCGACGTTTTCCGGGACGGTCGTGGACTTCTGTAAACGAATTTGCTGCACCTTATTATAACACCACCGGTTGTACAGGAATTCGCGTGTGTTTGgctacttcttctgcttctgctgcttctgtgctGCTCGCCCAAGGCAGCAAACCTTCACGGAGGAGAGCACGCGAggcgaccagcaccagtggcTGCTGATAAGCGTtgtgcgtgtatgcgtgtgtgtgttatcattCTTTCTAACCATTCATTTCGCCCGTTGTCGTCTCCGCTATATAGGGAAAGATAAATTAGGAGTGCCAGCCTCCGAACCAGTGCGATTGGTGTTGGAATGCGATGGAACGCAGGTCGAGGATGGCGAGTATTTTAGGACGTTAGCGAACAacacggtactgctgctgctccggcagGGCGAACGCTGGTATCCGACGGGTGTTGATGTAATCAAGGCTGGTAAGCAGTACGGAAGGGAGTGATAATGTTGCAGTAATGCCGGCCACCCGATCTAATGAGGATTCCcattttgctctttctcttttcctctctctctttctctctctcgctgtgtcTCATTCCTCTCTCGGATCAGCCATATCAGCAATACCAAAGATCGTTTGCGAGACTATACATGCGCTGGAGCTGCAGGATGAAACACCATCCTGGAAGATTATGGATAACAAGGGTCGAGTCACTGTTGTGCTGCACTGGGATCAACggcaaggtggtggtggccagggcGGCGGAAGCCAAAGTTCCGGCGGTGGGCCGCTTGGATCCGGTGCGACCGGTGGTGGGTTAAGCAACGGTCCGATCACGTCGTCGGACAAGTTTTCACCCTCGAAGAAGAGCCTCTCGACGCAGAACTCGATCGATAAGTCGTCCATCTCGGGCCAGCTGCCCCGGTTTCCGAGCCCCCAGATCACCGTCATCAATCACGATGATCCGCAGTCGCAGATCTACCATTCGGCGCGCCGGTTATCGAAGCAGGGCGGCTCGTTCGACAGTGCGGTCGGTGCGGTGCACGTGCACACGCCCGAGTGTGCCCACCATGCGCACATGCCGACGAGGGCCGGCAGTCCCGGTGCGACCGAGTGTGACTTCCACTGCTGTGCCCTGCACGAGGAGGGCCGCAAAATCGCGGTACACAAGAATGTGGCCACGTCGCCAATCCAGGACGGGTCCGCGAGCCCGCAGCCACCGCCGAGCAGCCTGTCCGATAGTAGGcgaacgtcgacgacgaagggCCACGTCCGGTTTCTCGACATCGGCCCCGAGCGGGACagcagcgagagcgaaacggaGAACACCGTCATGGAGGACGAAACTGTGACGTCCGAGaagttcctgctgctgatcgaccAGCTGTCGGTCGACCAGAAGCGGCACCTGAGCATCAAGGACATCGGTATCATCCTCGAGCGGCTCAGCTCGAAGATACTGGACGTGGAGCGGCTGGATCGCGAGAGCGAATCCGACGACTGTTACAACTGGACTATCAAGGCGACGATACGCGGGGACGCGTTGCGCGAACTAGGGGTTATTTATAATGGAAACTACTACGCAATATCAGAGCATCCGGGCTAcaaggaggagaacgaggagaaCGGTGAGGAcgcggaagaggaggacgaggatcgATTATAAGGTTCTGGCGgcgtcaaaaaaaaattgggaaaCATTTGGAGCGCCCAAAGTGTGTGTTGCACCCTTCAAAAGGCGGTAAGTTAAGCTAATCCTAAAGCCACCATCGGGAGTGCCACAAACAGAAGGCcaccacaacacgcacacgcgcatcGGGATGGaacgaacatcatcatcaacgagcaACAGCTTCGGCAAGGGGCGGCGGCTTCAGGTTTGGGCCAGTACGACTAGTACGACGAGTAGTACATTGGGCACCGATCGCACACACCGTTCGACTACACATGGATGTGCTcacatgagtgtgtgtgtgtgtgtggatgtgtgtatGGGCGTGCgtggttgtgtatgtgtgcagcaGAGTGAGCATTTTGTAATCGAAATCACTGGAAGAGAGTAGCAAACAAACGCTAACGTGGGTAACgccaggggggagggagaccTATACAGAACAATTCACGCGCACAACAATTCTTACACCTCTAAGTGTCGGTCTGGTCGCGAGGGCGGGCGCGGTGGTTAGCATGGGCCAGGCCGGGCCACCAGTGGATAGGATTTTTTaagaaaaacgcaaacaaaaataGCTCCTATTCTCCTTCGGTGCTCCTGATGCGGTCCTTCACCGGAACCGAAGATCGTCTGTCGAAGTCTCGCGCTTAGCCGCAGCCAGCTTAGGGCTGCCCGTGCCAAACGGGGTGCTCCGCAGCAGTCCTTCCTCAGCCATCCCAGGTGCTGGCTCCGGGCTACGGCGAGCGACCATCCACACGAGTGCCGAAAAACCCAAGGCTGAGGCTCCGACTGTGGCGACTGTTCTGCAGTCGGCTAAAACGGTGGATGGACAGGGGAGGGGAGAGTAAACCCAGTAAAACCAATGGTTGGTTACACCAGCGAGTGAGACAACACGTTCATATAAGAAAATGGTTTAAGGTGAACGCCGGAAAACGCACGAAAGGCGGAAGCTACACAAACAATAATGCTATCgaagcagcggcagaagcagcagcaagaacaaaAACGGGATAATGCACGCACGGTCGATGTGGCGCATAAGAAACAATAGAATCTAACTAACCACACAACTGCAACAACTGTCGCAAGAACGCGGTGAGTAGTGCGAAGAAAACGCTAAACGTAAAACGAACAAAGCTGCCATTAACGAATTGCATCACGAAACAGCGGCGAAACGGTaacaatcctttttttcttttttggtgcGATGTCGAAGCCGCCGAACGCCAATTGCCAAACTCACAGGAGACGcgtgcttgtgtatgtgtgtgtgtgtgtgtgtgtgtgtgtgtgtgtgtgtatgtatgtgtgtgtgggtctgtgtgtgtctggttggtggtgtggggTAGAGAGAGACATGACAGCGACAGCGTTGAAGTAAAATAGTCGAGAAGAACATTGCAAACGTAAAAGTAAAACATACAatctgaagaaaaaaaaataacaaaacaaaacaaattaatacaTAACGTTgaagacaacaaacaaaacaaaaaaagcaaaacgcacACCATAGTAATCATTTCgtaagccgaagccgaaggagACCATAGTAATCATTTCGTAAGCCGAAACCGAGCATTATTGAACATTGTGGCTAATAGTGTAAAGAGAAGCGGagagaaaattaaatgaagcaattaaaattaaaaacgaaaaagaatgTAGCAGACGGACAGCAAATAAAAGTGGAGTGGCTCGAATGATAAAGTAGTAAATCAGTGATCGCCCCAGAGACACAGCCAGGGAGAGAGCCACAGTTATATCACAGTAGCGGTCATTTAGGGATTCAACTGTATTTATACATGGCGCCGCCTAAGCAAAACTTTTCtcgtgaacacacacacacacacatacataagCACAGACGCAAACACAAGCAGACACAttcacacgcatacacacaaacgccaCACACGAACAGGACAATGATAGTAGTATGTAAATCGATGATAGAAGTCGTAGGCATACTTAAGGGGGGTAACCGAAGGTGGAAGACAGCGCGGAAGTGACTTTCGAACAAAAGTGCTGCTGCCTTTGCATCATGCATGCAAATGCCCTTTGCTGATAGCGCGGCCGAATGATTTGCGcgaaatcatcatcgtagCGGCAGCAATAGTGTGTGCCCGGTAGCATCGTTGTTAtgatgaaacaaaacatttaacaTTTAAAGGAAACTGGAAGGAGCAGAATCGATTTAGGAAGCGGACGGGGGCAGCCTGAAGGTGTGAACGAAATCGAATGTTTAAGCAACTCACTAATATATCGATAAAACAAGatcctccctccccaaaaaaaaaaacagcacaaaCAGCCAACAAACttaaagcgaaacaaaaaagtaacATAAAGAAACgacaaaaaggaagagagagagagagagagaaaaaaacgagaaaaaaataaaccaaacataaacacactaACGAGAATGTTTGCTAGTTGTTCACGAGTCCTTCCAGCATCCCCGCATCCACCCCGATAAAAAAACTCCCCGCAGGCCACATCGCAAATGCCAAAACGATCCCCTCCTCTATTCGCACcagtaaaaaaccaaaaaaaaaaaaagaagaatgtaAGAATGCAAACATGAGAATAACTATGGAACGAGAGGGAGCGTGAAGCGTGAAGCAacgagaagaggagaaaaaaatacaaatatttCAAAGGACATAAGATAAAgcaaacttaaaaagtatccacccaccaccataTGCGTTACTGGTATATGGCCGTGCAAAAGAGGACATAAaaacactcacatacacaaacacacacacacacagaaacacaaaaaaacggatgcCAGCAGGTGGGCGCAAGTAATAatatatattatattattGATAATGAGCGTTCCTGCAGGATGTTACGGtgacccccggggagggggaaggggggggaggtggtggatcTAGTGCAGGGGCTAACTAATCAGAGAGGGTGAACGATGGAGCGAACCCTGGCCTCCTGGAACGAGGCAAAACATTTAATGCAATAATTCATTTTGCTCGTGAAATGATTTGGTAAAATAGTTGTTGAAAAGTACGAGTGGGCCGTACGACCGAAAGGACACCGGAGGACGGGCTCCCCGACGAACTCCCTTTACCTTCCTATCtctgcctctttctctctagctGGCGGTAGGGCTGGCGAAAGAGGGGaatacctgtgtgtgtgtgtgtgtgtgtgtgtgtgtgtaggttcATTATCAGCTGAGTTTTGAGGGTTTTTGCgtgcgttttgcgtttcggATTCGATTTTCGGTTCCCCTACCTCCAATGTAACCAATATTCGGATCGCAACGGCACAGCGTTAGACAAAGGAGGCCCTGGATGGTGACGGCGGTGGCCCTTGGTTACGAAGAAAGCGTTTTGATTCGATACGGCCATGATACCGCGCATCGAGCGGCATTTATCGAGTAGGCATttatcgaaacgaaatccaATAGTTTACTCGATGTCCTAGGCGTACCTTCCCCCGCATGCACACATATTACCTGAGTAGGTGTGTATGGAGTTATGCATGTACGTGTGTATATTTGTATGTgtaggtgtgtatgtgtgtgaagggAAATGGATGGGGTGGGGATTTGTGGTTAGTACACTAGGGTTTGGGACGTACCGACGGGTGACGATTAGACGGGTTCGCATTCCACTAGCACCTTATCATTGTCGACATTTGATCAGTGgtcctccatcatcatcatcatcatcatcatcatcatcattattgtgATCGCATCCAACCAGTGCGCTATAAATGGTCTATGCAAACCATTTTCTATTCGAACATACCCGGCCTTTTTATAGGGAATGAGTG
This sequence is a window from Anopheles darlingi chromosome 3, idAnoDarlMG_H_01, whole genome shotgun sequence. Protein-coding genes within it:
- the LOC125957531 gene encoding uncharacterized protein LOC125957531 isoform X2 — encoded protein: MAREESRGKRPLKIWDSWRNVRKGLVVGSFEELIVRGKDKLGVPASEPVRLVLECDGTQVEDGEYFRTLANNTVLLLLRQGERWYPTGVDVIKAAISAIPKIVCETIHALELQDETPSWKIMDNKGRVTVVLHWDQRQGGGGQGGGSQSSGGGPLGSGATGGGLSNGPITSSDKFSPSKKSLSTQNSIDKSSISGQLPRFPSPQITVINHDDPQSQIYHSARRLSKQGGSFDSAVGAVHVHTPECAHHAHMPTRAGSPGATECDFHCCALHEEGRKIAVHKNVATSPIQDGSASPQPPPSSLSDSRRTSTTKGHVRFLDIGPERDSSESETENTVMEDETVTSEKFLLLIDQLSVDQKRHLSIKDIGIILERLSSKILDVERLDRESESDDCYNWTIKATIRGDALRELGVIYNGNYYAISEHPGYKEENEENGEDAEEEDEDRL
- the LOC125957531 gene encoding uncharacterized protein LOC125957531 isoform X1 codes for the protein MWSAALCTLGVSKPIWGCNCLNYRQGMSVESRGKRPLKIWDSWRNVRKGLVVGSFEELIVRGKDKLGVPASEPVRLVLECDGTQVEDGEYFRTLANNTVLLLLRQGERWYPTGVDVIKAAISAIPKIVCETIHALELQDETPSWKIMDNKGRVTVVLHWDQRQGGGGQGGGSQSSGGGPLGSGATGGGLSNGPITSSDKFSPSKKSLSTQNSIDKSSISGQLPRFPSPQITVINHDDPQSQIYHSARRLSKQGGSFDSAVGAVHVHTPECAHHAHMPTRAGSPGATECDFHCCALHEEGRKIAVHKNVATSPIQDGSASPQPPPSSLSDSRRTSTTKGHVRFLDIGPERDSSESETENTVMEDETVTSEKFLLLIDQLSVDQKRHLSIKDIGIILERLSSKILDVERLDRESESDDCYNWTIKATIRGDALRELGVIYNGNYYAISEHPGYKEENEENGEDAEEEDEDRL